The sequence actatacagattggtcagaaagtttcatcgtagagccacagtggacagtcgtctgcattgttgatggctttgcagcaatccctcatactgagcatgcatgaagcgacagtggagaggaaaactcccctttaacagggaggaaaacctccagcagaaccagaaccaggctcagtgtctgcctcgacccactggggcttagagaagacagagcagagacacaggaagcacagaagcacacattgatccaggagtactttctatgttagatggtaatagtggatgatctgtcttccctggatgatgtcacagctaacagaacgtcagaccaggtgtaccttctatgaagaagaaaatgacagagaacaaaaaagttaaaagctgaaataacaacaaacaatgcaaattggagaacagtaggagaactcagcagagtgagagaaatagaccctgatgtcctccagcagcctaagcctatagcagcataactatagagatagctcagggtaacatgagccactctaactagaagctttgtcaaaaaggaaagttttaagattactcttaaaagtagacggggtgtctgcctcacggaccaaaactgggagttggttccacaggagaggagcctgatagctaaaggatctgcctcccattctacttttagagactctaggaaccaccagcagacctgcagtctgagagcaaagtgctctgttaggaacatacggggtaatcagagctctgatatatgatggagcttgattattaagggctttatacgttagaagaaggattttaaattatattcttgattcaacaggaagccaatgaagggaagtcACTTTCATTACTAGAATGAAAGTGTACAACAACATCTATTTTCTACATGAGAAGTTCATCTCGAGAAAGAATCCAATGAATGGTTACAGATAAACTTCACACATGTTAAAACTAATTATTAGGACAGTCTTAAATAAGTAAACAGTTTTATTCcttggaaaataataataataaaaaagatgtaTATTCAGACATCCTCAAAAAGTCATCCtaacagagtttaaaaaaaaaaaaaacaccctgcctgctgtggacttgatttaatatttatagaCTCAGAGACCCAATTTACcccattttaaagcttttcaccTCTCTGGAAACCTATTTGTTGCACGAATCAATGTGTCTGGTTATGAATTAATGTACTCTAGCTCTGTTTGTTTGTGGTTTTTCTGATCCTTGTTCTTCTCTGGTATTGTGATGCTAGATTTTGAGTTGTTAGGTCttgtttttttagcagtttttattatttttaattagggctgggcaagttaacgcgttaatttcgcgttaattcattagactattaacggcgatatttattttatcgcgcattaacgcatgttgctcacatgctttcagtcagtgtcagtcagcacgcgctgactgcagcgcgctttgtcacggcagcactctggtgctccccctcccctctcgtacatggctcagcggcgccagccaatcagcacgcaggctcagcctggcccgctcactcagctctcacacaaacttaacacacaaacagctgagagagaccgcagcagcggaaaaacatgaacaggggaagtagcaccgtttggctttattttaataccgtaaatgaaatcaagctgtatgttttgtagaaagccggttcatttcagtggaaacacaacaaatttatctaagcatgtgaaaaaacatgaaaacgtcgaaccacagaaacggagaaaggagacgaaacttctgtcattgccccgacagacccacagacgtctctgactgaggcgtttcagtcctccagggaacatccaggtagatcagtgttcatcttcagcagcacttcatgttaactttcaaagtagatattatctatcatatgttactggagcccacacataacatgtaattaagaccttgaaagaacccagtacatatattaaaaagtgttatttaagataagataacattagctaatcctttttttatcccacgacggggaaatttataggattaaagcaacaggcaggtgcacacaacacagacaaaattacataaggattgaaatatataagaggtggattagcgaaaaaacactgaacataacattattgttattattattattatttaattgtaataataaaataaaaaccacaaaacccaaaaggtcaacagtttcatgatacatcaagcttagggactggctaatatacagcaggtcaaaaaaggccatattttggctgcagtgcttgctgttctcttatgaagaaaagatcaactagtgcactaaattcaatagatgggttgaaaatatccagtataaaataagataagtgctacaaatgttacaacacttttgttcatatggcagcagaacattaaaataaaagtgctctttacactacttttgaattaattcttggagtttgcgcatacaatgcgattaatcatgattaatcgggcaaattatgcgattaatcgcgattaaaaattttaatcgttgcccagtcCTATTTTTAATATACCTATGCTTAGATATTGCTTTAGTTTTATCTGAGTTATATGTTTTCCCATGTCAGTTCCCATATTGTCAGCGTCCCTCAGTGGACCAGCATCCCTGTATCACTCTTCCCAGTACTTTCATCCTCCTAGCTTTACCCAGATCTTTTTGTAATTCTCCCTGTTGGTCTATTGCTCTGTCTCTATTATTTCATTCCTCTGTGTTGGGTCTTATTAAACCTTGTCTGCAAACACCTGGGATAattagtttaattatttttgtataGATATGATGCTGCCCACCTGCTGGCTGTGATCAGattaataaacagaaacaaagaaatattcACCTCTTATTTCATGCACATGTCCTCTTAGTGGAGGATTGTGAATCTGCCTTAATGAATCTCATTAATGTCTGGGCTGTGATGCTGTTTTACAGGAGAAATGGCGGCAGCAGATATCCGCCCCTTTGCTTTGTGGGTCATCACATTCTTCCCGTCCGTCCTCTGCTGCCCTGAGCACTGCACCTGCTCGGACAAACACAGTCGCCACTTTGCTGACTGCTCCTACAAATACTTAAGCAAGGTCCCCGATGGTTTGCCTCCCAACGTGATGACCTTGAGTCTCTCTGGTAACCAGATCACCATGATCCCGCTGGGCAGCTTTGATAACGTTACCAATGTGACCTCCCTGTGGATGGCAAACAACGACATAGCCTACGTTGAAGATGGGAGCCTCGCATCATTGGTTCATCTTCGTAACTTCGACATAAGCCATAATGAGATGGTAGACTTCCCCTGGGGGGATCTGAGGAACCTGATGGCTCTGgagctgctgaagatgaaccaCAACAAGCTGTCCCACCTCCCCGGGGACGCCCTCTCCAACCTCAAGAACCTGAGGTCCCTCAGGATTAACAATAACCGATTGACAACCATAGCTGAGGGGACATTTGAGGGTTTGGTGTCTTTGTCGCACTTACAGATCTTTAGCAATCCCTTCGTCTGCACCTGCAGCTTGGACTGGCTCAGGGACTGGATCTCCACAACCACCATCTCAGTTCCAGATCAGAGCTTGATCACTTGTGCAGCTCCCAAGGAGCTTAAAGGTGAAGCCATTACAAAATCCAAGTGCATGAGCCTAAATGTCAAAATACTGACTGAGCCACATGTTACCAACATGGTTTTCCGTGAGAAGACCAAATTAAATTTGACCTGTGAGTTCAGAGGAAACCCAAAACCACTGGTGGTGTGGAAAACTCCCAGCAGAGGCCAAAAACACGAGGTGTCTCTGTCTGACGCTGAAGACCGCTCTGCAGAATCTGATGAAGGTTCTGACTACTTTAAAGTGTTTAATAACGGCACCCTCCTCATTTCAAGCCTCAGAGAAGAGGACGGAGGGGACTACACCTGCTCTGCAACAAACGGCGCAGGCAGAGCTGAAGATTCGGTGTCTGTTAAGGTGATTGCACGTCCAAAACCAAAACCAACACCAGTCAAACTGCTGACCACCATGTTCCCTTCAACTCAAACCAACCCTTCGATGCACCAACAGCCAAAGAGAAAATCAGTTTTTGATTCTCTGCATCTtccagatttaaaaagaaaagacccTTTGACTGATGAACCCACCGTTCTGCCGACTGCAGACATCAATCTTAAATTTTACGAGGACGCGACGAGACATCCGACACACTTAAGCAAATGCGGCTtaactgcaaacacaaaaaacatctcCAGCCATGTCCTGAATGCCAGCCTGGACTACATGAAGCAGTACACGTTCGACTATGGCGTCATTGCCCTGGGCGTGTCAGAAACGGAGGCCACAGTGCGCCTCAATCCTCTACTCATACCCAAAGACAGGAGCCCCAACCGGGCCAAGAGCCCCCAGAGCGACAGCGAGGAGAACTCCGGCTTCCCGGATTCCCAGGAGAAGGACCACTCGAGCGGTTTGTATCTGTGCAACGCTGGAGACAACAGGCACTCGGCCGTGCAGTGGTCCCAGATCAAAGAAGGCGTCAACACGTACCTGTTCAGTGGTTTACAGCCTGGCACAAACTACTCTCTGTGTCTGAACTACAGAGGGGAGGACTGTGAGGTCCAGGTGCTGTTTGCCACCAGACGGAGGGTACCCAACCTGCTCATCATCATCTCCGTCAGCATCTGCCTGCTCACCGTGTCCACCGTGCCTCTGCTGGGAGCCACGTGCTACCACCTGGTCTACAAATACCGCAACAAGACCTACAAGCTGATCCTGAAGGCCAAAGGCCAGTACCACCTGGAGAGGAACCTGGCCGCCAACCTGAGCATGCACGCGCACATCACCGAGTCTCAGAGGAAGATAAATGAGGACGACACGAGCGTAGACGACGGCGAGAGAGAGGCGGACACAGAGGAAAGTGTCGTTACGGAGTCTTTCACTTGCAAGGGAAACATGGAGGACTGTGAGATGGGATCTGAGTATAGCGACAGGCTGCCTTTGGGGGCTGAAGCCGGGAATATCACCAGCAACTACAAATATCCTGATGACTAGTCTGCAAATGTGCTTTGAGCCGGATCAGTATTTTTTCTCATCTGTAACCTGCTGTTTGGTTTCTATTGCCCCTAGGAGGTTCTGCTAGCCTTCACATTCATCTGACATGGATCATAATAAATTCAACAGCTTTTAGGCAGAACTCCAGCGGCTAACATCTGTGCCGGATCAGATACTTTAGAAGCCTAATAAAACAATCTGATCTAAGCTTAAACTTTTATGTTAAAGTAGGTTCAATGTAAATAAACGGATTTATGTGATTTTCTAGTACAATGTTGTTGTAAAACGTCACCAAAGCAGTTGATTTTGTGTGAAATGCAttgatttgctttttttatatcttgAAGCAGCTCTCATGTTTCACAAGTAATGATGCTGCTTCAGCCAGAAGATCAACAGATCAGGGCAAAGACTGCAAACAGCAATTACCCGAcaacagtgttgtagtactcgagtccgagactcgaactcaagtccgagtcattagctaaatttagagactcgtgacttgacttggacttgagcactgatgactcgaacttggactcggactcctacattcagatcattctgactcggaaatatAATAGAATATAAAAGTCCATAGCGGGCGCCATTAGGATGTGCCTATGAGCTGCGACACCACagctgtggatttttttttttagtttaaaaacatgtaggctatgcttactttagtgcggaacttggactcgacttgatcaatagtgacttgactcggactcaactcggattttttttaatgacttggacttgactcggacttgaacactggagactcgaacctggactcagactcgaggcatagtgacttgactacaacactgcccgACAAACAACTTTGGAAAGATGATCTCTGCTTATTGTATAAAAAGCATCACAATccacttttcatttttcttttcaattcatgtgcatttcatgttttttttcctccaggtaATGAACAAAACAGTGTCTCAGTGAAGAAACACTTTTAATGTCTTAAATGTCAAACTCAAGGATcaaaattcattcattcatccaatGCTTTCTTTTGCACTCATTTAtgctgtgatattttttttataatgtattcTGAAAAGGGAAAAGTTGAAAATACCATGTTTCATTTTAGATAAAGACCATTTAAAGAGTCCAAATTTAGATTTATGGTAGAGGTAGTGATACACATTAACACAAACTTcatattttaatgggattttgtGTAAGAGATCAATATAAACCAGAGTCTAACCATATGGACTGAAAGGaaaattcatatatatatatatatatatatatatatatatatatatatatatatatatatatatatatgctgagCCTCTCTGATTCAACACCttgtaaaacaacattttgctgCAATAACAACTGAAATCGTTTCTGCCGTCTTTCTGTCTGTTCTTGTTCTTCTGCAAAGTTGCTCAAAATCAGGTGAGAAAGGAAAGCGTCTGTCAGGGCAACTGTGGAGTGTTATAGTTTTAGTGTAGTGTTTTCTTGTAACCAGTGGGGTGGCAGTTCAAATCCCAGTTCTGTCCATCACTTCCCCTGCTTTGCCTGCTGTTGGTGGTCAGATCCAGAGGTGCTTATTGTATGGCAGCCCCACTTCAATCAGACTACTAGCTCACCATCATCAGCGTATTGATGAATAACTGAATGTAGCGTGACGTGCTTTAGGGTCCTCAAGACTAAATAAGGCACTAAACCCAAAGTAAAGACTCCCATTAAAGTTAAAGTTATATATGCTTTGAATGGGCCATTTTAAGACAAATTGTACATATGCTATCTGTGCGCACCCTGTATGCAATTCAAGAAATATAGAAATTCTGCTTCCCAGCACAAGGGCACATTATTACTAACAAGTTAAAACCTTGTCACAATGGGAAATATTAGTACAGTACAACATTTGCCTTTCAATAACAACTCTTTTcgcattctctttaatttcatagaaaGTAGAAACTCTTCTTAATGGGAACTTTTACTGCAAAAGCAGGTTTTTGTTCTCTCAAATCAgttataattaatttatttgatttgatgaAAAAACAGCAGGCGTTTTCAAGGAAAGAGTACCCTGAGCCTTTTTAACTGTAGATAATGGataatttttcattattttgttatttccaACCCAAACAAAATGTGCATACTAAAGGTGTTCATGCAGGACCCTTTTTCAGTGTTGGATCTATAATGATTTACGCATCTATTTCCTACAAAAATATCATGCTTTTGGGCCAATTATTATAGCGCATGCTTGGTTTGTTGTTAAGCAGGTAAAACAAATTATCTCCAAatgttatttcttatttttgtttaaaaaataaaaataaatgaataaataaataaaattagccTGCAAGTACCATTAATTTACAGACACACAATAGATCTAAACTGTTGCTTTTTTGAGGTCGCTGTCTAGGATTTTCTCCTAGTTTTTCTACATCCGTCTTTCCTGCCTGTGTCCGCAGGAGGAAAACATCCTCgatgcatgatgctgccaccaccgtgtttaaTAGCTGGTTCCGTGTTCAGTGTGATGTGCACCAGGGTCACTTTCTtccacctgtctgctgtgtccctTGTGGAGCTGGTGGTCAACTGTAAATATTAAAACGACAGAACAGCTTTTGCTTTTTCATTTCTCCTTAAAGGCCGAATTGGTGGCGTGCACGACAAATAGGGGTGCAGTCGACAGATTCCTCCCAGCAGACgggtggatctctgcagctcctccagagttaccgtgggTCTCTGGACTTTTCCGTCTAATTAGGTGACCTCTGAAGACTGTGGGATGCATGAAATAGAAGAATAAAGCAGATTAATGCCATTTTTAAACCTTTCCTTTCAACTTTGCAACTATTCTCTGCTTTGCGTTGTTCTACCACACAAAATCCTAGTTgaatatattaaagtttgtggttataatgtgacaaagtgTGCAAAAGTTCAACGACTCACTTCTGCAGGGAAAGGTGCCTGTGAAGAAATTAACCAGATTAAATTTACTATTCACTATAACTGGAGCTTTCCACAGACTGGGTCTCTCTGGTGGTGACacattatttacaaaaatacaaGATCATAAAACGATTTTTTACGTAAATACTGTCAGATTAAAAAGACAAGAGCGCCCATTGACCTTATGAAACCTGTTCCGGTCTGCTCTTACAATGAATATTAAAACTCAAAAATAATATCATTAAATGTGAGAAACATATAGCTTGTGTGTAATACTGGTGAATTTGTCTCTCATTAGAAATTCAGTACAAGCCTAAGATGCTCATATAAGAAAGTTTAAACGTTGCTTCACACATAAACTGTTTTTCCTATGTTTATGTCAGGATGTTctgagaaaataataaaaaaaaaaacctgtaaaccTGCTCTTCCTGTTGGTGACATACATACAAGGACTTCAGTATTATCCAGTTGTGTGTCCTGGGTCCATCTATAGTAGGCTGACCTGCATGCCCGCTGAATGTTGTTTCTCCAATGATGCCGCCTCAAAATTCAACTTTATATCTGTGCTTCTTGTCTCTTATAACCCAAGTAATAAAGGAAGTTGACTGTTTTAATTGATTATCCTCTAACCCTTAATGTGCctcaataaaatgtaaacagtggGATATCTAACACTTGTTCAACTGAGTCTTTGTGTCCaacattttgccatttttctgCCAATGCTGAGTTGTCTTTAATGGAGATCAATCCACATAAAGACAGAATCCTTTCTATGTGgcctatttaaaaaatgaagtaTGCATCCCTTTttacggagccctagaggggtcatcgcaaaatgttttgcatgttgagagaatgtgcgctcgttttactac is a genomic window of Fundulus heteroclitus isolate FHET01 unplaced genomic scaffold, MU-UCD_Fhet_4.1 scaffold_232, whole genome shotgun sequence containing:
- the LOC105931879 gene encoding immunoglobulin superfamily containing leucine-rich repeat protein 2; protein product: MAAADIRPFALWVITFFPSVLCCPEHCTCSDKHSRHFADCSYKYLSKVPDGLPPNVMTLSLSGNQITMIPLGSFDNVTNVTSLWMANNDIAYVEDGSLASLVHLRNFDISHNEMVDFPWGDLRNLMALELLKMNHNKLSHLPGDALSNLKNLRSLRINNNRLTTIAEGTFEGLVSLSHLQIFSNPFVCTCSLDWLRDWISTTTISVPDQSLITCAAPKELKGEAITKSKCMSLNVKILTEPHVTNMVFREKTKLNLTCEFRGNPKPLVVWKTPSRGQKHEVSLSDAEDRSAESDEGSDYFKVFNNGTLLISSLREEDGGDYTCSATNGAGRAEDSVSVKVIARPKPKPTPVKLLTTMFPSTQTNPSMHQQPKRKSVFDSLHLPDLKRKDPLTDEPTVLPTADINLKFYEDATRHPTHLSKCGLTANTKNISSHVLNASLDYMKQYTFDYGVIALGVSETEATVRLNPLLIPKDRSPNRAKSPQSDSEENSGFPDSQEKDHSSGLYLCNAGDNRHSAVQWSQIKEGVNTYLFSGLQPGTNYSLCLNYRGEDCEVQVLFATRRRVPNLLIIISVSICLLTVSTVPLLGATCYHLVYKYRNKTYKLILKAKGQYHLERNLAANLSMHAHITESQRKINEDDTSVDDGEREADTEESVVTESFTCKGNMEDCEMGSEYSDRLPLGAEAGNITSNYKYPDD